A stretch of the Anaeromyxobacter sp. genome encodes the following:
- a CDS encoding carbamoyltransferase: protein MHVLGISAYYHDSAACLVSDGRIVAAAQEERFSRVKHDPGFPRRAAEACLRQGGIAARDLAAVAFYDKPFTKLDRILETHLAMAPRGLPAFLAAIPVWLDQKLWIPDLVKRELGYEGPVLFPEHHQSHAASAFFPSPFEAAAFLTLDGVGEWATASYGAGRGNRLTLAAEQRFPHSLGLLYSAFTYQAGFRVNSGEYKLMGLAPYGQPRFVRAILDELIDLKPDGSLRLDLSYFDFVAGLRMTNRRFDALFGGPPRAPEAPLTQREMDLARSIQEVTEEVVLRCARHVRAETGERDLCLAGGVALNCVANGKLLRAGVFDRLWIQPAAGDAGGAMGAALLAWHHHFGQEAAPKGGRDLLSGACLGPAYDEAEVAAFLSARGLPHRRLEEATLLDEVSALLEAGQVVGWFQGRMEFGPRALGNRSILGDARSPQMQRRMNLAIKFRESFRPFAPAVPLERAAEWFELPGESPYMLLTAQVKRSRQRAMTAEEAGRFGIDQLNVVRSEIPAVTHLDHSARVQTVDRRDHPRFHALLTRFGERTGCPVLVNTSFNVRGEPPVESPLDAWRCFMRTGMDALVLGDHLLVREGQPPLTDDAAGRATRALD from the coding sequence GTGCACGTCCTCGGGATCTCGGCCTACTACCACGACTCGGCGGCCTGCCTGGTGAGCGACGGCCGCATCGTGGCCGCGGCCCAGGAGGAGCGCTTCAGCCGCGTGAAGCACGACCCCGGCTTCCCGCGCCGCGCCGCCGAGGCCTGCCTGCGCCAGGGCGGCATCGCCGCCAGGGATCTCGCCGCCGTGGCCTTCTACGACAAGCCCTTCACCAAGCTCGACCGGATCCTGGAGACCCACCTGGCGATGGCGCCACGCGGCCTGCCGGCCTTCCTGGCGGCCATCCCGGTCTGGCTCGACCAGAAGCTCTGGATCCCGGACCTGGTGAAGCGCGAGCTGGGGTACGAGGGGCCGGTGCTCTTCCCCGAGCACCACCAGTCCCACGCCGCCTCGGCCTTCTTCCCGTCGCCCTTCGAGGCGGCCGCCTTCCTCACCCTGGACGGCGTGGGCGAGTGGGCCACCGCCTCCTACGGCGCGGGGCGGGGCAACCGGCTCACCCTGGCGGCCGAGCAGCGCTTCCCGCACTCGCTCGGCCTGCTCTACTCGGCCTTCACCTACCAGGCCGGGTTCCGGGTCAACTCCGGCGAGTACAAGCTCATGGGGCTGGCCCCCTACGGCCAGCCGCGCTTCGTGCGCGCCATCCTCGACGAGCTCATCGACCTGAAGCCGGACGGCTCGCTCCGGCTCGACCTGTCCTACTTCGACTTCGTGGCCGGGCTGCGCATGACCAACCGGCGCTTCGACGCCCTCTTCGGCGGGCCGCCGCGCGCGCCGGAGGCGCCCCTCACCCAGCGCGAGATGGACCTGGCCCGCTCCATCCAGGAGGTCACCGAGGAGGTGGTGCTGCGCTGCGCCCGCCACGTGCGCGCCGAGACCGGCGAGCGCGACCTCTGCCTGGCCGGCGGGGTGGCGCTCAACTGCGTGGCCAACGGCAAGCTCCTGCGGGCCGGGGTCTTCGACCGGCTCTGGATCCAGCCGGCCGCGGGCGACGCCGGCGGGGCCATGGGCGCGGCGCTGCTGGCCTGGCACCACCACTTCGGCCAGGAGGCGGCGCCCAAGGGCGGGCGCGACCTCCTCTCGGGGGCCTGCCTGGGGCCAGCGTACGACGAGGCCGAGGTGGCGGCCTTCCTCTCGGCGCGCGGCCTGCCCCACCGCCGGCTCGAGGAGGCCACCCTGCTCGACGAGGTCTCGGCGCTGCTCGAGGCCGGCCAGGTGGTGGGCTGGTTCCAGGGGCGCATGGAGTTCGGCCCGCGGGCGCTGGGGAACCGCTCCATCCTGGGGGACGCCCGCTCGCCCCAGATGCAGCGGCGCATGAACCTGGCCATCAAGTTCCGCGAGAGCTTCCGGCCGTTCGCCCCGGCGGTGCCGCTGGAGCGGGCCGCCGAGTGGTTCGAGCTCCCTGGCGAGAGCCCCTACATGCTGCTGACCGCCCAGGTGAAGCGCTCCCGCCAGCGCGCCATGACCGCCGAGGAGGCGGGCCGCTTCGGCATCGACCAGCTCAACGTGGTCCGCTCGGAGATCCCGGCGGTGACCCACCTCGACCACTCGGCGCGGGTCCAGACGGTGGACCGCCGCGACCACCCGCGCTTCCACGCCCTGCTGACCCGCTTCGGCGAGCGCACCGGCTGCCCGGTGCTGGTGAACACCTCCTTCAACGTGCGCGGCGAGCCGCCGGTGGAGTCGCCGCTCGACGCCTGGCGCTGCTTCATGCGCACCGGGATGGACGCCCTGGTGCTGGGCGACCACCTGCTGGTGCGTGAGGGGCAGCCGCCGCTCACCGACGACGCGGCCGGGAGGGCCACCCGTGCGCTCGACTGA